A window of the Branchiibius hedensis genome harbors these coding sequences:
- a CDS encoding GNAT family N-acetyltransferase: protein MTTTTPGRIAAGDVAVLDNAAWESLSGPHAHFARGEGRVLGYPRDVSPLMAFPDDPTDAEWAVAADLVGPGGAVPFSGNAIPPTGWTVAGGFEGVQLVATSVSARAEGEAVTLTAHDVPDMLALVERTQPGPFLPRTIELGTYLGIRRDGRLIAMAGERLHPPGWTEISAVCTDADSRGEGLATRLVLAVAHNIVNRGDTPFMHANAANTNAIRLYESLGFTLRRRSTMTLVVPPGATP from the coding sequence ATGACCACCACCACGCCAGGCAGGATCGCAGCCGGCGACGTTGCCGTCCTCGACAACGCCGCCTGGGAGTCGTTGAGCGGTCCGCACGCCCACTTTGCCCGCGGCGAAGGCCGCGTTCTGGGCTACCCGCGAGACGTCTCTCCGCTGATGGCCTTCCCTGATGACCCGACCGATGCCGAGTGGGCCGTGGCTGCCGATCTCGTCGGTCCCGGCGGCGCAGTTCCGTTCAGCGGCAACGCGATCCCGCCGACCGGTTGGACCGTCGCCGGTGGTTTCGAAGGGGTGCAGCTCGTCGCGACCTCGGTGTCTGCCCGCGCCGAGGGTGAGGCGGTCACGCTGACCGCACACGACGTACCGGACATGCTGGCGTTGGTCGAGCGCACCCAACCCGGCCCGTTCCTGCCGCGCACCATCGAGCTTGGCACCTACCTGGGGATCCGCCGCGACGGTCGGTTGATCGCGATGGCCGGCGAGCGGTTGCACCCGCCGGGTTGGACCGAGATCAGCGCGGTCTGCACCGATGCCGACTCCCGGGGCGAGGGCCTGGCCACCCGGCTGGTCCTGGCCGTCGCCCACAACATCGTCAACCGCGGAGACACGCCGTTCATGCACGCCAACGCCGCCAACACCAATGCGATCCGGCTCTACGAGTCGCTGGGCTTCACCCTGCGACGCCGATCCACCATGACCCTGGTCGTCCCACCAGGAGCCACGCCATGA
- a CDS encoding M20/M25/M40 family metallo-hydrolase: MSDVERAVAEVVTLTSELIAIDTTNVGERTGVGTEQAAAEYVAAKLSEVGYDVTYVESGARGRGNVVARLAGADPSRGALLVHGHLDVVPADPAQWSVHPFSGEVKDGYVWGRGAVDMKDMLAMTLAVAREFKRSDTVPPRDLIFAFLSDEEAGGFVGARWLVEHRPELFEGATEAISEVGGFSISVGDDARAYLVETAEKGIMWLRLKVEGTAGHGSMVQTDNPVAKLAAAVTRLSEHRFPIELHPAVREFLTGVGELSGVPFDESDPEAAVARLGGLSRLVGATLRDTANLTMFNAGYKANVVPSDATAQVDVRLLPGHQDGFPDVLDKILGPDVQWEADTLPPVETTFDGALVDAMARSIDAEDPGARLLPYMLSGGTDAKSFSQLGIRGFGFAPLKLPADLDFTALFHGVDERVPIEALEFGTRVLHRFLLDS, encoded by the coding sequence ATGAGCGACGTCGAACGCGCGGTCGCCGAAGTCGTCACTCTCACCAGCGAACTCATCGCCATCGACACCACCAACGTGGGCGAGCGCACCGGGGTGGGCACCGAGCAGGCGGCGGCCGAGTACGTCGCCGCCAAACTGTCCGAGGTCGGCTACGACGTGACGTACGTCGAGTCCGGCGCCCGCGGGCGCGGCAACGTGGTCGCCCGGCTGGCTGGCGCCGATCCTTCCCGCGGCGCCTTGCTGGTCCACGGTCATCTCGATGTCGTCCCGGCGGATCCTGCGCAGTGGTCGGTGCATCCGTTCTCCGGGGAGGTCAAGGACGGCTACGTCTGGGGCCGTGGCGCGGTCGACATGAAAGACATGCTGGCCATGACGCTGGCGGTGGCCCGCGAGTTCAAGCGCTCCGACACTGTCCCGCCTCGGGACCTGATCTTCGCGTTCCTGTCCGATGAGGAGGCTGGTGGTTTCGTCGGTGCCCGCTGGTTGGTGGAGCACCGGCCCGAGTTGTTCGAGGGCGCGACCGAGGCGATCAGTGAGGTCGGCGGCTTCTCGATCAGTGTCGGCGACGACGCCCGCGCCTATCTGGTCGAGACCGCCGAGAAGGGCATCATGTGGCTGCGGTTGAAGGTCGAAGGGACCGCCGGCCACGGGTCGATGGTGCAGACCGACAACCCGGTGGCGAAGCTCGCCGCCGCGGTCACGCGGCTCTCGGAGCATCGGTTCCCGATCGAGTTGCATCCGGCCGTGCGCGAATTCCTTACGGGGGTCGGCGAACTCAGCGGCGTCCCGTTCGACGAGTCCGATCCCGAAGCTGCAGTGGCCCGCCTCGGCGGATTATCACGGCTGGTCGGCGCAACCTTGCGGGACACCGCCAATCTGACCATGTTCAATGCGGGCTACAAGGCGAACGTGGTGCCCTCGGACGCCACGGCGCAGGTCGACGTACGTCTGCTGCCCGGTCACCAGGACGGCTTCCCGGATGTCCTGGACAAGATCCTCGGCCCGGACGTGCAGTGGGAAGCAGACACCCTGCCGCCAGTCGAGACCACGTTCGACGGAGCGTTGGTCGACGCGATGGCGCGATCGATCGACGCGGAGGATCCCGGAGCACGACTGCTGCCCTACATGCTCTCCGGTGGCACGGACGCGAAGTCGTTCTCCCAGTTGGGAATTCGTGGGTTCGGCTTCGCACCGTTGAAACTGCCGGCCGATCTGGACTTCACCGCGCTCTTCCACGGCGTGGACGAGCGGGTGCCGATCGAGGCTCTCGAATTCGGCACCCGCGTCCTACATCGCTTCCTCCTGGACAGCTGA
- a CDS encoding peptidoglycan-binding domain-containing protein, with translation MPDQTLGRGAIPTPAHVMKAATRHKATIAAPPSYLVKPQRISMWGNDVHGDCVTAEEAFAKACNSPEIFISDQQVIAWATRNGVLEGAQLVSVMDTMRTDGFTAGSYEYNDGPHYLVDYTNASNLHSAISQGPVKLGIAANQVEQAYWGNDGHTGWYGTGFSTDEAEDHCVSLCGYGTVGWLAGKLGVPVPAGANSSTAAYAMFTWNSIGIIDAASMVAITQEAWLRTPTTITTRSNNPGQPTIRQGATGDAVKRLQRALRRTPNLSIVVDGNFGPRTKAAVIAFQQGEGLTPDGIVGPLTWAALPGGGPMPTLQQGSSGAVVTHLQQVLTAGAAGQWGTTPGGVDGQFGPHTVASVKAFQRWGAVSQSGVVADPTWDVVLGAASADLESQVGLQFAAP, from the coding sequence ATGCCTGATCAGACCCTCGGCCGCGGAGCGATTCCCACGCCGGCGCACGTGATGAAAGCAGCGACCCGGCATAAGGCCACGATCGCTGCACCACCGTCCTACCTTGTGAAGCCCCAACGAATCTCGATGTGGGGCAACGATGTTCACGGCGACTGTGTGACCGCTGAAGAAGCGTTCGCCAAGGCATGCAACTCGCCGGAGATCTTCATCAGTGACCAGCAGGTCATCGCTTGGGCCACCCGGAACGGTGTGCTCGAAGGTGCCCAGCTGGTCTCGGTGATGGACACCATGCGCACCGACGGGTTCACTGCCGGCAGCTACGAATACAACGACGGTCCGCACTACCTGGTCGACTACACCAACGCGAGCAACCTGCACAGTGCGATCAGCCAAGGACCGGTCAAGCTGGGCATCGCTGCCAACCAGGTGGAGCAGGCGTACTGGGGGAACGACGGCCACACCGGTTGGTACGGAACGGGTTTCAGCACCGACGAGGCGGAGGACCACTGCGTGTCGTTGTGCGGCTACGGCACGGTCGGCTGGCTCGCGGGCAAGCTCGGCGTTCCGGTGCCGGCGGGCGCCAACTCCTCGACTGCGGCGTACGCGATGTTCACCTGGAACTCGATCGGCATCATCGACGCAGCCTCCATGGTCGCGATCACCCAGGAGGCGTGGTTGCGCACTCCCACCACGATCACGACGCGCAGCAACAACCCTGGTCAACCCACGATCCGGCAGGGCGCCACCGGCGACGCGGTGAAGCGGTTGCAGCGAGCACTGCGGCGCACGCCGAACCTGAGCATCGTCGTCGACGGCAACTTCGGGCCGCGCACGAAGGCGGCCGTGATCGCCTTCCAGCAGGGCGAGGGTCTCACGCCGGACGGCATCGTCGGACCGCTCACCTGGGCGGCGCTACCCGGTGGTGGACCGATGCCGACCCTGCAGCAGGGCTCCTCGGGCGCGGTGGTGACTCATCTGCAGCAGGTGCTCACGGCGGGCGCGGCCGGGCAGTGGGGCACGACACCTGGTGGCGTCGACGGGCAGTTCGGTCCGCACACGGTGGCATCCGTGAAGGCGTTCCAGCGCTGGGGTGCTGTCAGCCAGAGCGGTGTCGTGGCCGACCCGACCTGGGACGTGGTGCTGGGTGCGGCCAGTGCGGATCTGGAGTCCCAGGTGGGACTGCAGTTCGCTGCCCCGTGA
- a CDS encoding (4Fe-4S)-binding protein, with protein sequence MTAQTPFEQGKPYSGRGIEVTYDATRCIHYAECVRGLPAVFDTQKRPWIQVDNAAASEVAEVVRRCHSGALQYRLADGPAEAPRTPTSVTAYADGAVVLEGDLQLDGIPADVDYVAERETRLTSCGCGKSALWLLCDNTYGHTD encoded by the coding sequence ATGACCGCGCAGACGCCCTTCGAGCAGGGCAAGCCCTACTCCGGCCGAGGAATCGAAGTCACGTACGACGCCACCCGGTGCATTCACTACGCCGAGTGCGTACGCGGCCTACCTGCCGTCTTCGACACCCAGAAGCGACCGTGGATCCAAGTCGACAATGCCGCTGCGTCAGAGGTTGCCGAGGTCGTACGCCGTTGCCACAGTGGCGCTTTGCAGTATCGCCTGGCCGACGGGCCGGCCGAGGCGCCGCGCACGCCCACGTCGGTCACGGCGTACGCCGATGGTGCAGTGGTTCTCGAGGGTGACCTACAGCTCGACGGGATTCCCGCCGATGTCGATTACGTGGCCGAGCGCGAGACCCGACTGACCTCCTGCGGCTGCGGCAAGTCCGCGTTGTGGCTGCTGTGCGACAACACCTACGGTCACACCGACTGA